The following are encoded together in the Apus apus isolate bApuApu2 chromosome 7, bApuApu2.pri.cur, whole genome shotgun sequence genome:
- the SWT1 gene encoding transcriptional protein SWT1 isoform X2, which yields MSKKKLKKLTGKEGCLDDRDDKNSEDTRSCNHAMKGETEFKRFKIEKDGREKKRDRSSKSSHDTGRRSQEKSPNRSKTKHNFLIQTEKQKKIVIEFKAKEIKHGKSTRAPDVATTSRESWSKSCFDGTESKRVLHSFAVQRDKALKKKKEKAELCKLKVEQTMLEKFKSPVYDLHVPHRKSDGSKKQSEDDRIPKMPPDTSTRTAHDNRPFTKKPNTTSRTWEEAYEEEYKELSKKKQHVNKHAPSHSSAPAPQRRDSCKRKKQDPDSDKAPGNSETEERDLEATALCFKKNAEVPCTSDSYQDGEVIKPAQKSCEIFPPPQGSQATETDQEMQIAEDLHVARIQKRMALPVVQTCGELTSMEIDPPEQDLNVSAEACTSGLNMLVVIDTNIMISHLEFVISLKAEDIPGVGRLALIIPWVVLQELDNLKKGKMLQHVRDKAIPAVQFIYKCLKNQDPKLWGQSMQLACQKMYGLSYENNDDRVLQCCLQYQNLFPQGVVILCTDDKNLCNKAIVSNIKAFCKADLVIALQNLNVNKHQKCDELQLSKCDTELEKTEGGSAAPTGQFPNILPHLEKNLGEALSCILETEMKIAFGNLWMEILYLKPPWTLANLLKCYRKHWMAVFGCIVPRNLLSAVDCLYNHLCTGGPLDSSTMHLLLQESKALFHAFSSRSDYNGVLPRAYAELTKLFQTLKEVRSNSEQDLPEDVMVFSETAGCEKMEAVTPSQQNSEETKLESSFHVPQENRHQEIWSVLEVMKFSKSWTSMP from the exons ATGTctaaaaagaagctgaagaaattaACTGGCAAAGAAGGCTGTTTGGATGACCGGGATGACAAA aactCTGAAGACACAAGATCTTGCAACCATGCCATGAAAGGAGAGACAGAATTTAAGAG GTTCAAAATAGAGAAAGATGGACGAGAGAAGAAGCGAGACCGAAGTTCTAAGAGTTCTCATGACACTGGTAGAAGATCCCAAGAAAAATCTCCAAATAGAAGCAAAActaaacacaattttttaatccaaactgaaaagcaaaagaaaatagttaTCGAATTTAAAGccaaagaaattaaacatgGGAAAAGTACACGCGCTCCTGATGTAGCAACTACTAGCAGGGAAAGCTGGAGCAAAAGCTGTTTTGAtggaacagaaagcaaaagagtCTTGCATAGCTTTGCAGTTCAGAGGGACAaggcactgaagaaaaagaaagagaaagctgaaCTCTGCAAGCTAAAGGTGGAACAAACTATGTTGGAAAAATTTAAGTCACCTGTATACGATTTACATGTGCCACATAGAAAGTCAGATGGATCAAAAAAACAGAGTGAAGATGACAGAATTCCAAAAATGCCACCTGACACCTCGACAAGGACTGCACATGACAACAGGCCTTTCACTAAGAAGCCAAATACAACTTCTAGGACCTGGGAAGAGGCGTATGAAGAAGAGTATAAGGAACTTTCTAAGAAGAAACAGCATGTGAATAAACATGCACCATCACACTCTTCAGCCCCAGCGCCGCAGCGCCGGGACTCTTGCAAACGGAAAAAACAGGATCCTGATTCTGATAAAGCTCCTGGTAATTCAGAGACTGAAGAAAGGGACTTGGAAGCCACAGCATTATGTTTTAAGAAG AATGCTGAGGTCCCCTGCACCTCTGACTCCTACCAGGATGGTGAGGTCATAAAGCCTGCCCAGAAG agctgtgaaatctttccacctcctcaAGGTAGTCAGGCCACAGAAACAGACCAAGAG ATGCAGATAGCTGAAGATCTGCACGTTGCTCGTATTCAAAAGAGGATGGCCCTGCCTGTAGTACAGACTTGTGGAGAACTTACAAGTATGGAAATAGATCCTCCAGAGCAGGatttaaatgtttctgctg agGCTTGTACTTCTGGTCTGAACATGTTAGTGGTGATTGACACAAATATAATGATTAGTCACCTTGAGTTTGTCATATCCCTGAAAGCTGAGGATATACCAG gAGTTGGCAGACTTGCATTAATAATTCCTTGGGTCGTTCTACAAGAGTTGGACAActtgaagaagggaaaaatgttGCAGCATGTCCGGGACAAAGCTATCCCTGCAGTCCAGTTCATCTACAAGTGTCTCAAAAACCAAGATCCGAAATTGTGGGGGCAATCCATGCAGCTTGCTTGTCAAAAAATGT ACGGCCTGAGTTACGAGAACAATGACGATCGTGTTTTGCAGTGTTGTCTGCAGTATCAGAACCTCTTCCCTCAAGGTGTTGTCATACTCTGCAC GGATGATAAAAATTTATGTAACAAAGCCATTGTGAGTAACATCAAGGCATTCTGCAAAGCTGATTTGGTTATTGCTCTGCAGAATCTGAATGTAAACAAGCACCAGAAGTGTGATGAGCTGCAACTGTCAAAATGTG ATACAGAGttggagaaaacagaaggagGCAGTGCTGCTCCTACTGGGCAATTCCCAAATATACTTCCACACCTTGAGAAGAACTTAGGAGAAGCTTTATCTTGCATTTTGgagactgaaatgaaaatagcaTTTGGAAACCTATGGATGGAG ATCCTTTATCTGAAGCCACCATGGAcattagcaaacttgctgaagtgTTACAGAAAGCACTGGATGGCTGTTTTCGGTTGTATTGTGCCAAGGAATTTACTTTCAGCCGTTGATTGTCTCTATAATCACCTTTGTACAG GAGGCCCCCTTGACTCCTCAACAATGCATCTCTTGCTCCAGGAATCCAAAGCATTATTCCATGCTTTCAGTTCAAGGTCAGACTATAATGGTGTCCTTCCCCGGGCTTATGCTGAACTGACTAAGTTGTTCCAGACACTTAAAGAG GTGAGGTCAAACAGTGAGCAGGATTTACCAGAAGACGTCATGGttttttcagaaactgctgGATGTGAAAAAATGGAAGCAGTGACACCAAGTCAGCAAAACTCTGAAGAAACTAAGTTAGAATCCAGCTTTCATGTGCCTCAGGAAAACAGGCACCAGGAAATCTGGTCAGTCCTTGAAG TAATGAAATTTTCCAAAAGTTGGACCTCAATGCCCTAA
- the SWT1 gene encoding transcriptional protein SWT1 isoform X1 has protein sequence MSKKKLKKLTGKEGCLDDRDDKNSEDTRSCNHAMKGETEFKRFKIEKDGREKKRDRSSKSSHDTGRRSQEKSPNRSKTKHNFLIQTEKQKKIVIEFKAKEIKHGKSTRAPDVATTSRESWSKSCFDGTESKRVLHSFAVQRDKALKKKKEKAELCKLKVEQTMLEKFKSPVYDLHVPHRKSDGSKKQSEDDRIPKMPPDTSTRTAHDNRPFTKKPNTTSRTWEEAYEEEYKELSKKKQHVNKHAPSHSSAPAPQRRDSCKRKKQDPDSDKAPGNSETEERDLEATALCFKKNAEVPCTSDSYQDGEVIKPAQKSCEIFPPPQGSQATETDQEMQIAEDLHVARIQKRMALPVVQTCGELTSMEIDPPEQDLNVSAEACTSGLNMLVVIDTNIMISHLEFVISLKAEDIPGVGRLALIIPWVVLQELDNLKKGKMLQHVRDKAIPAVQFIYKCLKNQDPKLWGQSMQLACQKMYGLSYENNDDRVLQCCLQYQNLFPQGVVILCTDDKNLCNKAIVSNIKAFCKADLVIALQNLNVNKHQKCDELQLSKCDTELEKTEGGSAAPTGQFPNILPHLEKNLGEALSCILETEMKIAFGNLWMEILYLKPPWTLANLLKCYRKHWMAVFGCIVPRNLLSAVDCLYNHLCTGGPLDSSTMHLLLQESKALFHAFSSRSDYNGVLPRAYAELTKLFQTLKEVRSNSEQDLPEDVMVFSETAGCEKMEAVTPSQQNSEETKLESSFHVPQENRHQEIWSVLEGLWNTINSYSNEIFQKLDLNALTTTGRSSFEEAFLGLQKLLAAVSDIHGGISRILTPTSSFQDIWTLYDFLTSNEINNSIKFTAEELYECVSEETYRKRLEVGCCQLAQLELTIKQCHAVVHTEAKSRGWL, from the exons ATGTctaaaaagaagctgaagaaattaACTGGCAAAGAAGGCTGTTTGGATGACCGGGATGACAAA aactCTGAAGACACAAGATCTTGCAACCATGCCATGAAAGGAGAGACAGAATTTAAGAG GTTCAAAATAGAGAAAGATGGACGAGAGAAGAAGCGAGACCGAAGTTCTAAGAGTTCTCATGACACTGGTAGAAGATCCCAAGAAAAATCTCCAAATAGAAGCAAAActaaacacaattttttaatccaaactgaaaagcaaaagaaaatagttaTCGAATTTAAAGccaaagaaattaaacatgGGAAAAGTACACGCGCTCCTGATGTAGCAACTACTAGCAGGGAAAGCTGGAGCAAAAGCTGTTTTGAtggaacagaaagcaaaagagtCTTGCATAGCTTTGCAGTTCAGAGGGACAaggcactgaagaaaaagaaagagaaagctgaaCTCTGCAAGCTAAAGGTGGAACAAACTATGTTGGAAAAATTTAAGTCACCTGTATACGATTTACATGTGCCACATAGAAAGTCAGATGGATCAAAAAAACAGAGTGAAGATGACAGAATTCCAAAAATGCCACCTGACACCTCGACAAGGACTGCACATGACAACAGGCCTTTCACTAAGAAGCCAAATACAACTTCTAGGACCTGGGAAGAGGCGTATGAAGAAGAGTATAAGGAACTTTCTAAGAAGAAACAGCATGTGAATAAACATGCACCATCACACTCTTCAGCCCCAGCGCCGCAGCGCCGGGACTCTTGCAAACGGAAAAAACAGGATCCTGATTCTGATAAAGCTCCTGGTAATTCAGAGACTGAAGAAAGGGACTTGGAAGCCACAGCATTATGTTTTAAGAAG AATGCTGAGGTCCCCTGCACCTCTGACTCCTACCAGGATGGTGAGGTCATAAAGCCTGCCCAGAAG agctgtgaaatctttccacctcctcaAGGTAGTCAGGCCACAGAAACAGACCAAGAG ATGCAGATAGCTGAAGATCTGCACGTTGCTCGTATTCAAAAGAGGATGGCCCTGCCTGTAGTACAGACTTGTGGAGAACTTACAAGTATGGAAATAGATCCTCCAGAGCAGGatttaaatgtttctgctg agGCTTGTACTTCTGGTCTGAACATGTTAGTGGTGATTGACACAAATATAATGATTAGTCACCTTGAGTTTGTCATATCCCTGAAAGCTGAGGATATACCAG gAGTTGGCAGACTTGCATTAATAATTCCTTGGGTCGTTCTACAAGAGTTGGACAActtgaagaagggaaaaatgttGCAGCATGTCCGGGACAAAGCTATCCCTGCAGTCCAGTTCATCTACAAGTGTCTCAAAAACCAAGATCCGAAATTGTGGGGGCAATCCATGCAGCTTGCTTGTCAAAAAATGT ACGGCCTGAGTTACGAGAACAATGACGATCGTGTTTTGCAGTGTTGTCTGCAGTATCAGAACCTCTTCCCTCAAGGTGTTGTCATACTCTGCAC GGATGATAAAAATTTATGTAACAAAGCCATTGTGAGTAACATCAAGGCATTCTGCAAAGCTGATTTGGTTATTGCTCTGCAGAATCTGAATGTAAACAAGCACCAGAAGTGTGATGAGCTGCAACTGTCAAAATGTG ATACAGAGttggagaaaacagaaggagGCAGTGCTGCTCCTACTGGGCAATTCCCAAATATACTTCCACACCTTGAGAAGAACTTAGGAGAAGCTTTATCTTGCATTTTGgagactgaaatgaaaatagcaTTTGGAAACCTATGGATGGAG ATCCTTTATCTGAAGCCACCATGGAcattagcaaacttgctgaagtgTTACAGAAAGCACTGGATGGCTGTTTTCGGTTGTATTGTGCCAAGGAATTTACTTTCAGCCGTTGATTGTCTCTATAATCACCTTTGTACAG GAGGCCCCCTTGACTCCTCAACAATGCATCTCTTGCTCCAGGAATCCAAAGCATTATTCCATGCTTTCAGTTCAAGGTCAGACTATAATGGTGTCCTTCCCCGGGCTTATGCTGAACTGACTAAGTTGTTCCAGACACTTAAAGAG GTGAGGTCAAACAGTGAGCAGGATTTACCAGAAGACGTCATGGttttttcagaaactgctgGATGTGAAAAAATGGAAGCAGTGACACCAAGTCAGCAAAACTCTGAAGAAACTAAGTTAGAATCCAGCTTTCATGTGCCTCAGGAAAACAGGCACCAGGAAATCTGGTCAGTCCTTGAAGGTCTGTGGAATACAATCAACTCGTACAG TAATGAAATTTTCCAAAAGTTGGACCTCAATGCCCTAACTACAACAGGAAGGTCTTCATTTGAAGAAGCTTTCTTAGGTCTGCAGAAACTGTTGGCAGCTGTGAGTGATATCCATGGAGGGATTAGTAG